One part of the Raphanus sativus cultivar WK10039 chromosome 7, ASM80110v3, whole genome shotgun sequence genome encodes these proteins:
- the LOC108817769 gene encoding L-aspartate oxidase, chloroplastic: MATHVSVGNIHDLYLSGQVYRGQDSWSSGFNFRANSFRDLSWSSCVSKSLKSERCGCYSRGVSSSNESLKLSIRAASSSSTTKYYDFTVIGSGVAGLRYALEVAKQGNVAVITKDEPHESNTNYAQGGVSAVLCPLDSVESHMQDTMVAGAHLCDEDTVRVVCTEGPERIRELIAMGASFDHGEDGNLHLAREGGHSHHRIVHAADMTGREIERALLEAVLNDPNISVFKHHFAIDLLTSQDGLNTVCHGVDTLNIKTNEVVRFISKVTLLASGGAGHIYPSTTNPLVATGDGMAMAHRAQAVISNMEFVQFHPTALADEGLPIRPQTARENAFLITEAVRGDGGILYNLAMERFMPVYDERAELAPRDVVARSIDDQLKKRKEKYVLLDISHKPREKILAHFPNIASECLRHGLDITRQAIPVVPAAHYMCGGVRAGLQGETNVLGLFVAGEVACTGLHGANRLASNSLLEALVFARRAVQPSTELMKSTRLDLSASEKWTRPVVATARSLGEEVMSKILALTREVRRELQGVMWKYVGIVRSTTRLNTAERKIAELEAKWETFLFEHGWEQTVVALEACEMRNLFCCAKLVVSSALARHESRGLHYTTDFPFVEESKRIPTIILPSSPTTASWSSRQLQNISSTTSLI; the protein is encoded by the exons ATGGCGACTCATGTCTCCGTCGGAAACATTCACGATCTCTATCTTTCCGGACAGGTTTACAGAGGGCAAGATTCCTGGAGTTCTGGTTTTAATTTCAGGGCTAATTCATTCAGAGACCTCTCTTG GTCGAGTTGTGTATCTAAGTCCTTAAAGTCCGAGAGATGCGGTTGTTACTCTCGTGGTGTTTCTTCCTCTAACGAGAGCCTAAAGCTTAGTATCAGGGCGGCATCGTCGTCGTCAACAACAAAGTATTATGATTTCACTGTGATCGGCAGTGGAGTGGCGGGTCTGCGCTATGCTCTGGAAGTCGCGAAGCAAGGGAATGTTGCGGTGATCACCAAAGACGAGCCTCACGAGAGTAACACAAACTACGCTCAGGGTGGTGTCAGTGCTGTGTTATGCCCTTTGGACTCTGTTGAAAGCCATATGCAGGACACTATGGTCGCTGGTGCTCATCTCTGTGATGAAGACACCGTCAGA GTTGTGTGTACAGAAGGGCCTGAGAGGATCCGCGAGCTGATTGCGATGGGAGCATCGTTTGATCACGGGGAGGACGGTAACTTGCATCTGGCGAGAGAAGGTGGTCACTCGCATCACAGGATCGTCCACGCAGCTGATATGACGGGGAGAGAGATCGAGAGAGCTTTGCTCGAAGCCGTGCTTAATGATCCAAACATATCTGTCTTCAAACACCATTTCGCAATCGATCTCCTCACTTCTCAGGATGGTTTGAACACAGTCTGTCACGGTGTTGACACTTTgaatatcaaaacaaatgag GTAGTACGTTTTATATCGAAGGTGACATTGCTTGCTTCAGGAGGAGCTGGTCATATCTATCCATCAACCACCAATCCTCTT GTGGCTACTGGAGATGGGATGGCTATGGCTCACCGAGCTCAAGCTGTGATCTCAAACATGGA ATTTGTGCAGTTTCATCCCACCGCTTTAGCAGACGAAGGTCTTCCCATCAGACCACAAACCGCCAGAGAAAACGCGTTCCTCATCACCGAGGCAGTGAGGGGAGACGGCGGCATCCTCTACAATCTAGCAATGGAACGTTTCATGCCCGTTTACGACGAGCGAGCCGAGCTCGCGCCGAGAGACGTGGTCGCGAGGAGCATCGACGACCAGCTCAAGAAACGGAAAGAGAAGTACGTGTTGCTAGACATAAGCCACAAGCCGAGAGAGAAGATCCTCGCTCATTTCCCAAACATAGCTTCGGAGTGTCTTAGACACGGTCTCGACATCACCCGCCAGGCAATCCCCGTCGTGCCCGCGGCGCATTACATGTGTGGAGGAGTCCGCGCTGGTTTGCAGGGAGAGACCAATGTACTTGGATTGTTTGTGGCCGGTGAAGTGGCGTGCACGGGTCTCCACGGGGCGAACCGGCTCGCTAGCAACTCGCTTTTAGAAGCTCTGGTTTTCGCGAGACGCGCTGTTCAGCCTTCCACTGAGCTCATGAAGTCCACGAGACTTGACTTAAGCGCGTCGGAGAAGTGGACGAGGCCTGTTGTTGCAACAGCTAGGTCTCTAGGAGAGGAAGTGATGTCGAAGATACTAGCACTGACTAGAGAAGTGAGGAGAGAGCTTCAGGGAGTGATGTGGAAGTACGTTGGTATCGTGAGATCAACAACGAGGCTCAATACTGCTGAGAGGAAGATAGCGGAGCTAGAGGCGAAGTGGGAAACGTTCTTGTTTGAACATGGATGGGAACAGACGGTGGTTGCTCTCGAAGCCTGTGAGATGAGGAACTTGTTCTGCTGCGCTAAGCTTGTGGTGAGCAGCGCGTTGGCTAGGCATGAGAGCCGCGGTCTTCATTACACGACGGACTTTCCTTTTGTGGAAGAGAGCAAGCGGATTCCCACGATTATTCTACCGTCTTCTCCTACAACGGCTAGCTGGAGCTCAAGGCAGCTACAGAACATAAGCAGCACCACCTCTCTTATTTGA